In Pseudomonas sp. FP1742, the DNA window CGCCGAAGTGACCGGCGCGGTGATGCTGACCAAAAACTACAACCCGAAAATCATGACCTGGGCAGCGATCTTCGCCATCAGCCTGGCGTTCATCGGCAAGTTCGGCGCACTGCTGCAAAGCATCCCGGTGCCGGTGATGGGCGGGATTCTCTGCCTGTTGTTCGGCTCGATTGCCGCGGTGGGGATGAACACCATGATTCGCCACAAGATCGACCTGGGCGAAGCACGCAATCTGGTGATTGTCTCGGTGACGCTGGTATTCGGGATCGGCGGCATGCTGGTCGGCACCGGTACCGGCCCGGACGATTTCGGCCTCAAAGGCATCGCGCTGTGCGCGGTGGTGGCGATTGCACTGAACCTGTTGCTGCCGGGCAATGACAGCTGGAAGCACAAGAAGGCGGATGAGCCGCTGTTGTAAGGGCTTAAGTTCTTTGTTGTTTGAGAGATAGCTTTCGCGAGCAAGCCCGCTCCCACATTAGATAGTCGGTGAGCACTGATTTTTTTGTTCGACACCGATCAAATATGGGAGCGGGCGGGCTTGCCCGCGAAGCTTTTAAAGCGCCAACGGCGCCCGTTCACACAAGGCAGTCAATGCCTTGGCCCATTGCGGCTCATCGTTGAGGCAAGGCACCAGCACCAACTCCTCCCCTCCCGCCTCGCGGAATTGCTCCTTCCCGCGATCACCGATCTCTTCCAGTGTCTCGATGCAATCGGCAACGAACGCCGGGCACATCACCAGGACTTTCTTCACACCGCTCTTGGCCAATTCATCGAGGCGCGCTTCGGTGTAGGGTTCGATCCATTTGGCCCGGCCCAGACGCGACTGGAACGATACCGACCACTTGCCGTCCGGTATGCCCATGCGCCTGGCAAACTCTGCGGCCGTGCGCAGGCACTGACCGCGATAGCACGTCGCGACCACTTCCGGAGGGGCACCGGCGCAGCAATCGCCGCCACCTTCGAAGCTGTGCCCCGGATTGAGCTTCTTCAGGTGCCGTTCCGGCAAACCGTGGAAACTCAGCAGCAGGTGATCGAAATCCTGTTGCAAATAAGGCCTGACACTGGCCACCAACGCATCGAGGTATTCCGGCTGATCGTAGAACGGCTGAAGAACCGAGAACTGCACGTCGAGATTTTTTTCCCGCACCACGCGCTTGGCCTCTTCGATCACCGTGGTCACGGTACTGTCGGCGAATTGCGGATAGAGCGGCGCCAGGGTCACTTTCTTGTGGCCCTGGGCAGCCAGCCGCACCAGCGCGGACTCAATGGACGGCTCGCCGTAACGCATCGCCAGCTCAACAGGCCCGTGGGTCCACTGCCGGGTCATGGCCTGTTGCAAACGACGACTGAGCACCACCAGTGGCGAGCCCTCCTCCCACCAGATCGACGCATAAGCGTGGGCCGACTGCTCCGGGCGCTTGATCAGAATCAACGACACCAGCAAACGCCGGACGGGCCACGGCAGGTCGATCACGTACGGGTCCATCAGAAATTGATTGAGGTAGCTGCGCACATCCGCCACCGAGGTGGAAG includes these proteins:
- the hemH gene encoding ferrochelatase codes for the protein MTDHALLLVNLGSPASTSVADVRSYLNQFLMDPYVIDLPWPVRRLLVSLILIKRPEQSAHAYASIWWEEGSPLVVLSRRLQQAMTRQWTHGPVELAMRYGEPSIESALVRLAAQGHKKVTLAPLYPQFADSTVTTVIEEAKRVVREKNLDVQFSVLQPFYDQPEYLDALVASVRPYLQQDFDHLLLSFHGLPERHLKKLNPGHSFEGGGDCCAGAPPEVVATCYRGQCLRTAAEFARRMGIPDGKWSVSFQSRLGRAKWIEPYTEARLDELAKSGVKKVLVMCPAFVADCIETLEEIGDRGKEQFREAGGEELVLVPCLNDEPQWAKALTALCERAPLAL